In one Chitinophaga sancti genomic region, the following are encoded:
- a CDS encoding plasmid mobilization protein encodes MNAKNKNRVRLLGVLLSPEEFQTFEQNWKSSGCKKMSEFARRKLFGKAIVSTYRNRSLDDFMHEMIHLRKELNALAVNYNQALKKLNSQDRIPSEKSWFLTLEMEHKILLNKVNEIKAKINLMADEWLL; translated from the coding sequence ATGAATGCCAAAAATAAAAACCGGGTGCGGTTACTTGGTGTGCTATTAAGCCCCGAAGAGTTTCAAACTTTTGAGCAAAACTGGAAGTCATCAGGCTGTAAGAAGATGAGCGAATTTGCCCGCCGGAAACTGTTTGGTAAAGCCATTGTCAGCACCTACCGAAACAGGTCGCTGGATGATTTTATGCATGAAATGATTCACCTCCGAAAGGAGCTGAACGCACTTGCCGTGAACTACAATCAGGCCCTGAAGAAACTGAATTCGCAGGACCGGATTCCATCCGAAAAAAGCTGGTTCCTTACTCTGGAAATGGAACACAAAATCCTGCTGAATAAGGTGAATGAAATCAAGGCGAAAATCAATTTAATGGCGGACGAATGGTTGCTGTAA
- the mobC gene encoding conjugal transfer protein MobC produces MQTGENEQALRKILDMTRLISIVILVIHFYFFCYTTFHRLGMVSSFTDRLLTNVSKTGLVRNFHLSKCWSLLFLIISLVGVRGRKDQKMTTKTAWAYIIPGLLAFFLGFAILYTQVDPDIRTYLYIGITTIGFLLLLTGGTYFSRIIRQGLNNDDIFNSENETFPQEERLLENEFSVNLPAVYKLKGKVRKSYINFINIFRGVLVAGSPGSGKSFFVLRHFITQTIEKGYTALVYDLKYPDLSQIAYNSFLKNKHKYKKEPQFYVINFDDLNCSHRCNPLYPATMLDITDAAESARTIMLGLNKSWIPKNGDFFVESPINLVTAIIWYLRKYNNGEYCTLPHVIEFLQLGYDQLFTLLRQEKEIEVLVNPFINAYIADVMEQLEGQIASAKIGMGRLASPQLYYIMSGNDFTLDINNPDDPKILCLGNNPQKLQIYGAVISLYVNRLLKLVNQKGKLKNALIFDEFSSITVTGISGHIAIARGYKSATVLGLQDLTQLRRDYGKDEADVIFGIVGNIISGQVTGETSKLLSERIGKIMQDRQSLSINASDTSISQSKQLDSAVPPSKIATLSSGEFVGVVADNPEEKIDLKAFHCQIQNDISALQAEEAAYKVIPKIRDVTPEMVERNFLRIRADIQELVNAEYMHIMNDPELAHLIIKK; encoded by the coding sequence ATGCAAACAGGTGAAAACGAACAGGCGCTGAGGAAAATTTTGGACATGACCCGTTTAATTTCCATCGTCATTTTAGTCATCCATTTTTATTTTTTTTGTTATACCACATTTCACAGGTTAGGGATGGTATCCTCATTTACCGACCGCCTGCTTACCAATGTTTCTAAAACCGGCTTGGTGCGAAACTTCCACCTTTCCAAATGCTGGTCGCTATTATTTCTTATCATTTCATTAGTCGGGGTTAGAGGTCGCAAGGATCAGAAGATGACAACCAAAACCGCCTGGGCCTATATCATACCGGGTCTGTTAGCTTTCTTCCTCGGCTTCGCCATTTTATATACACAGGTTGATCCTGATATACGCACTTATTTATACATCGGCATCACGACTATCGGCTTTCTGTTATTACTTACAGGAGGCACTTATTTTTCTCGAATCATCCGTCAGGGGCTTAATAATGATGACATATTTAACAGCGAAAATGAAACCTTTCCGCAAGAGGAAAGATTGTTGGAAAATGAATTCTCCGTCAACCTGCCCGCCGTCTACAAATTAAAAGGCAAGGTCCGTAAATCATACATCAACTTCATCAACATCTTTCGTGGTGTTTTGGTGGCCGGGTCACCCGGATCTGGAAAATCCTTTTTTGTACTTCGCCATTTCATCACACAAACTATTGAAAAGGGCTACACAGCTTTGGTATATGACCTGAAGTATCCGGACCTCAGCCAGATCGCTTACAATTCCTTTCTGAAGAATAAGCACAAGTACAAGAAGGAGCCTCAGTTTTATGTCATCAATTTTGATGACCTGAATTGCAGTCACCGGTGTAACCCGCTTTATCCTGCAACCATGCTGGATATCACCGACGCAGCGGAAAGCGCCAGAACAATTATGCTTGGGCTTAACAAATCGTGGATTCCAAAAAATGGGGATTTCTTTGTCGAGTCACCAATTAACCTAGTCACTGCTATCATCTGGTACCTCCGGAAATATAATAACGGAGAGTATTGTACGCTACCTCATGTAATTGAATTTCTGCAACTGGGATACGACCAGCTGTTTACATTACTACGGCAGGAAAAAGAAATAGAAGTATTGGTCAACCCTTTTATAAATGCGTACATCGCCGATGTGATGGAGCAATTAGAGGGACAGATCGCCAGCGCTAAAATAGGCATGGGCAGACTTGCTTCTCCCCAGTTATATTACATCATGTCGGGCAACGATTTCACCCTGGATATCAATAACCCTGATGACCCTAAAATCCTTTGCCTCGGTAATAATCCGCAGAAATTACAAATCTATGGTGCTGTTATTTCCCTTTATGTTAACCGTCTTCTAAAGTTGGTTAACCAGAAAGGAAAGTTAAAGAATGCCTTGATCTTTGATGAATTCTCTTCGATAACGGTCACCGGTATTTCCGGTCATATCGCCATTGCGCGAGGCTACAAATCTGCCACAGTTTTAGGCTTGCAGGATCTTACACAATTACGCCGTGATTATGGAAAAGATGAAGCGGATGTGATCTTCGGTATCGTAGGAAACATCATCAGTGGTCAGGTTACAGGAGAAACCTCAAAACTACTATCGGAGCGTATCGGTAAGATCATGCAGGACAGGCAGAGCCTTTCAATCAATGCTTCGGATACCTCTATCAGCCAATCCAAGCAATTGGATTCGGCTGTTCCCCCGTCAAAAATTGCCACCTTATCTTCTGGCGAATTTGTCGGAGTTGTGGCGGACAACCCCGAAGAGAAAATCGACCTGAAAGCTTTTCATTGCCAGATTCAAAATGACATTTCGGCTTTGCAAGCAGAGGAAGCTGCTTACAAGGTTATACCCAAGATTCGAGATGTTACGCCTGAAATGGTAGAACGAAATTTCCTGCGTATTCGGGCCGATATTCAGGAGCTAGTTAATGCCGAATATATGCACATTATGAATGATCCGGAATTGGCACACTTGATTATTAAAAAATGA
- a CDS encoding relaxase/mobilization nuclease domain-containing protein, translated as MVAVIKFGKSVQKTLNYNENKVREGVAKCLAAVNYPKELEDLTLMQKLSRLNKLAALHEDVTSPSVHVSLNFPPGEHPDEVTMQKIAKTYMDKIGMGDQPYLVYEHMDAGHPHLHIVSVKVRADGTRVNTQNIGKNQSREARLFIEKEYGLTPAQQHGALHRDESDALNSEVLQMGKTAVKRKIENILHRVLDRYHYTSLDEFNALLSRYNVRSERGTENSNIYKHGGLIFKGLKDGQPAGPPLKASLFNIDDQSPTLTNLQSRFEANKRYHKSNVKERDDLANRIRITIAQAKKLDLPDLIARLREKRIAVALHVGKDDRVFGITFIDHANKNVFKGSDLGKDLTAAAIIKKCGMAIENPGNVNSISEPSALSNATLQPSVSKPSESQTNAPATHPRDPSNDTGYFPPLGPATGSDVIFVVKGIFDALTQNEYTPLLPYPFRIGKSRKKKKRKSI; from the coding sequence ATGGTTGCTGTAATTAAGTTCGGGAAGTCTGTTCAAAAGACACTCAACTATAACGAAAATAAGGTCAGAGAAGGGGTAGCGAAATGCCTGGCTGCGGTCAACTATCCCAAGGAACTTGAAGACCTGACATTAATGCAGAAACTGAGCCGGCTGAACAAACTGGCAGCACTCCATGAAGATGTTACATCTCCCAGTGTTCACGTCAGCTTAAACTTCCCACCGGGCGAACATCCCGATGAAGTGACCATGCAGAAAATCGCCAAAACCTATATGGATAAAATAGGCATGGGCGACCAGCCTTACCTTGTGTATGAACATATGGATGCAGGACATCCACATCTGCATATTGTATCCGTAAAAGTCAGAGCTGACGGTACGCGGGTTAACACGCAGAATATTGGCAAGAACCAGTCGAGGGAAGCCCGATTGTTCATTGAAAAGGAATACGGCCTGACACCTGCGCAGCAACATGGTGCATTACATCGGGATGAAAGTGACGCATTGAATTCGGAGGTGCTGCAAATGGGTAAAACAGCTGTAAAACGCAAGATCGAAAATATCCTGCACCGGGTTTTGGACCGTTATCATTATACCTCCCTGGATGAATTTAACGCCCTGCTGAGCCGCTATAATGTGCGTTCCGAAAGGGGCACAGAAAACTCCAATATCTACAAGCATGGTGGACTGATCTTCAAAGGGCTGAAGGACGGTCAGCCCGCAGGCCCGCCATTGAAAGCAAGCCTCTTTAATATCGATGATCAAAGTCCGACGCTGACCAATCTGCAATCCAGATTCGAAGCAAATAAACGATACCACAAGTCAAACGTGAAGGAACGCGATGATCTGGCAAACCGCATCCGCATTACCATTGCGCAAGCTAAAAAACTGGATCTCCCTGACCTCATCGCAAGGTTACGAGAGAAACGAATAGCTGTTGCCCTGCATGTTGGTAAAGATGACCGGGTATTTGGTATCACCTTTATTGATCATGCCAATAAAAATGTCTTCAAAGGTAGTGACCTGGGTAAGGATTTGACTGCCGCCGCGATCATTAAAAAATGCGGTATGGCTATAGAAAACCCCGGCAATGTCAATTCGATCAGCGAGCCTTCGGCCCTCTCAAATGCGACTCTTCAACCATCAGTCTCTAAACCTTCTGAAAGCCAAACAAACGCACCCGCTACGCACCCTCGAGATCCTTCAAATGATACTGGGTATTTCCCTCCTTTAGGTCCGGCTACCGGCAGTGATGTAATCTTCGTGGTCAAAGGCATATTCGATGCACTCACACAAAACGAGTATACACCATTGCTGCCATATCCTTTCCGCATCGGGAAATCCAGGAAGAAAAAGAAACGCAAATCAATATGA
- a CDS encoding toprim domain-containing protein has protein sequence MNNRFNHPDIDRVLQIDLVDYLSSQGHEPVRISGNDYWYLSPLAEERTASFKVNRKKNIWYDHGRAAGGGIIHFLTRFHGCTIRDFIEAHNLLPAAPQSTASIPKKAEEPDRKIEISTIRRLTHDSLLNYLKQRKIPYYLAAEYCREIWYTVDDRKYFGIGFINDANGYEVRSAYSKICLHPKAVSTFKNGSNILCVFEGFFDFLSFVYVHPTRLDFPLDYLILNGIALFEKSRPVMESYQEIKLFLDRDTTGLNYTEYACSLSPKYRDESALYSKYKDMNDWLVNFGKSPAG, from the coding sequence ATGAATAACAGATTTAATCATCCTGACATAGATCGGGTGTTGCAGATCGATCTGGTCGATTATCTGTCATCACAGGGGCATGAGCCGGTGCGTATCTCAGGGAACGACTATTGGTATCTCTCGCCTTTGGCCGAGGAAAGAACCGCATCCTTTAAAGTAAATAGAAAGAAGAATATCTGGTATGATCATGGGCGGGCAGCAGGCGGCGGTATCATTCACTTTTTAACCCGGTTTCACGGGTGTACGATCAGGGATTTTATCGAAGCTCACAACCTGCTTCCGGCCGCTCCGCAAAGCACTGCCTCCATCCCCAAAAAAGCAGAAGAACCTGACCGAAAAATTGAAATTTCAACCATCAGGCGGCTAACCCATGACAGTCTACTAAATTATTTGAAACAGCGTAAAATACCGTACTACCTGGCCGCTGAATATTGCCGGGAAATATGGTATACCGTGGATGACCGCAAATACTTTGGAATCGGATTCATAAACGATGCCAATGGGTACGAAGTCCGCTCGGCTTATAGTAAAATCTGCCTTCATCCAAAGGCAGTTTCCACTTTCAAAAACGGGTCCAATATCCTGTGTGTCTTTGAAGGCTTTTTTGACTTCTTATCGTTCGTTTATGTCCATCCGACCAGGCTGGATTTCCCGCTGGATTATCTCATCCTCAATGGCATCGCACTGTTCGAAAAATCACGTCCGGTCATGGAGAGTTATCAAGAAATAAAACTGTTTCTTGACCGCGATACAACCGGCCTGAATTACACCGAATACGCCTGTTCATTAAGCCCAAAATACAGGGATGAAAGTGCCCTTTACAGCAAGTATAAAGACATGAATGACTGGCTGGTAAATTTCGGAAAATCCCCTGCAGGATAA
- a CDS encoding IS5 family transposase, translated as MRTKFTLLTDSHWKSIEKILTDKRKRKYSLRTIFNAILWICRTGSQWRNLSSDFPYWQIVYYYFNKWKKAGVLEQVMLKMVRKERIDQGRNYAPSVSAIDSQSIKKTGFVSIETGIDGGKHINGRKRHLAVDSLGLPIAISVSGANIHDSIGGFDLLWKIEKVSHRMKLIRTDKAYQGEFSDMVENYYKWKMEITQKPPTVRGFVPQKGRWQVERSFAWLNNFRRLSKDYERLPESSVAFIQVAFISILLK; from the coding sequence ATGAGAACGAAGTTCACATTATTGACCGATTCGCACTGGAAAAGTATAGAAAAAATATTAACGGACAAAAGAAAGCGTAAATATAGCCTTCGAACTATCTTCAATGCTATATTATGGATTTGCAGAACAGGTAGTCAATGGCGTAATCTAAGCAGTGATTTCCCTTACTGGCAGATAGTTTACTATTATTTCAATAAATGGAAAAAAGCAGGTGTGCTGGAACAGGTGATGTTAAAAATGGTTAGAAAAGAGCGGATAGATCAGGGGCGAAATTATGCACCATCTGTCAGTGCTATCGATAGCCAAAGTATAAAGAAAACTGGATTCGTAAGTATAGAAACCGGGATCGATGGCGGTAAGCATATCAATGGTCGAAAAAGGCATCTTGCTGTTGATAGCTTAGGATTACCAATTGCGATAAGTGTCAGCGGCGCAAATATTCATGACTCAATTGGCGGTTTTGATTTGCTGTGGAAAATTGAAAAGGTTAGTCATAGAATGAAACTGATTCGTACAGATAAAGCATACCAGGGAGAGTTTAGCGATATGGTTGAGAATTATTACAAATGGAAGATGGAAATAACTCAGAAACCGCCGACAGTAAGGGGTTTTGTGCCACAGAAAGGTAGATGGCAGGTTGAACGATCATTCGCTTGGCTCAATAACTTCAGAAGATTGTCGAAGGATTATGAAAGGCTACCTGAATCATCTGTGGCTTTCATCCAGGTAGCATTCATTAGTATACTTCTAAAATAA
- a CDS encoding single-stranded DNA-binding protein, translated as MTITGTLVADAKVITPSGKKPFVAFRIAVNNAFKNEEGVATQPATFLSCRYYKDAKVASYMKKADNVEIHGDITFKVWVDAQGTPRGEIDIFVKDCKFFGTARRNPGTMAQESVPAESVPAETLETEDLPF; from the coding sequence ATGACGATCACAGGAACATTAGTAGCAGATGCAAAAGTCATCACGCCAAGCGGAAAGAAACCATTTGTAGCCTTTCGGATTGCGGTTAACAACGCTTTTAAAAATGAGGAAGGTGTAGCAACTCAACCGGCTACTTTTTTATCGTGCAGATACTACAAAGATGCTAAGGTAGCTTCCTATATGAAGAAAGCGGATAACGTAGAAATCCACGGGGATATAACCTTCAAAGTATGGGTGGACGCACAAGGTACGCCAAGAGGTGAGATCGACATATTTGTGAAGGATTGCAAATTCTTCGGAACTGCCAGAAGGAACCCCGGCACGATGGCACAGGAATCGGTACCGGCTGAATCTGTACCAGCTGAAACACTCGAAACCGAAGACCTGCCATTTTAA
- a CDS encoding ParB/RepB/Spo0J family partition protein, which produces MKTTRNNKKIVAAVKTTTANDLISQTFKSASTIEFISEELIDFSPMNKRRKYSKESLEQLAESLVSKDFIHEPTVRKKGKRFELVVGQRRLMAARLGGIKIIRCKVVDLDDAQVREIQLTENLQRENQHPLDESAVICEMMETGMSVAEIAHRIGKSERFVYARKSLSALIDEIKDILWNDKFTMQQAFEIATLSSDAQQAFFENCCEEWQNENFKIRDFNWEISRLRCDLTKAPFDIEADHLIPDAGNCNSCPHNSACASSLFPEFADTAICSKKSCFQKKCEAHFYLMFSATFAEHMPAAFVFRGSMPDLVKHILSQLGAEELPVYTSWEVNECREPQMPDINDYYTEDEDCTDGETFTDIGQARYEEDLTEYKVELAEYHQKLDTESVQGIFFDGQDIRPYRFFPRVKASEEKTPVFTAKEVELAIKNGTADEELLSGEVKRLNDRETRSKELDSEKVQKEVYMQSVTFFEDISNKRELLEADIVASRYLVINAMNWATKNAIVQFLFPDNDRLSSVPIEDMYNRLRDLTEAEFCYLIRITVAGNDQSKNVKDFFGHLLYKMAESAGVDVAVIEKNQKAVTQKRESRVKERIAFMNRKLTSLAAKKKRLAGQKEENNEDAEIFQDEE; this is translated from the coding sequence ATGAAAACTACCCGTAATAATAAGAAAATCGTTGCAGCTGTTAAAACAACAACAGCAAACGACTTGATTTCTCAAACATTCAAATCTGCTTCCACCATTGAATTCATTAGCGAAGAACTGATTGATTTTTCTCCAATGAACAAACGGAGGAAATACAGTAAAGAGTCTTTAGAGCAATTAGCGGAATCGCTCGTTAGCAAAGATTTTATCCATGAGCCAACAGTCAGAAAAAAAGGCAAACGTTTTGAGCTGGTTGTGGGGCAACGCAGGCTGATGGCTGCACGGCTTGGCGGCATCAAAATAATTCGTTGTAAAGTGGTCGATCTAGATGATGCACAGGTGAGGGAAATTCAGTTAACTGAAAATCTACAGCGGGAAAATCAACACCCGCTGGATGAATCAGCGGTAATCTGTGAAATGATGGAAACAGGGATGAGCGTAGCAGAGATTGCGCACCGTATCGGCAAAAGTGAAAGGTTCGTCTATGCCCGTAAATCTTTGTCAGCCTTGATCGATGAAATCAAAGACATATTATGGAATGATAAGTTTACCATGCAGCAGGCATTTGAAATTGCTACACTGAGTAGCGATGCGCAGCAGGCGTTTTTTGAAAATTGCTGTGAGGAATGGCAGAATGAGAATTTCAAAATTCGGGATTTTAACTGGGAGATCAGCCGGCTCCGTTGCGATCTGACCAAAGCACCATTTGACATAGAAGCCGACCATCTGATACCAGATGCTGGAAACTGTAATAGTTGCCCGCACAATTCAGCTTGTGCCAGCAGTCTTTTTCCAGAGTTCGCAGACACGGCTATATGTTCCAAAAAATCGTGTTTTCAAAAGAAATGTGAAGCGCATTTTTACCTGATGTTTTCCGCTACATTTGCGGAACATATGCCTGCCGCATTCGTTTTCCGGGGCAGCATGCCCGACCTTGTAAAACACATCCTTTCGCAATTGGGGGCCGAAGAATTGCCCGTCTATACAAGCTGGGAGGTGAACGAATGCCGTGAACCACAGATGCCGGATATCAATGACTATTATACAGAGGATGAAGATTGCACTGACGGTGAAACATTTACCGATATAGGACAAGCCAGATATGAAGAAGATCTGACCGAATATAAAGTAGAACTGGCAGAATATCATCAGAAACTGGATACGGAATCCGTGCAGGGAATCTTCTTTGATGGACAGGATATAAGACCTTACCGATTCTTTCCGAGGGTTAAAGCGAGTGAGGAAAAGACACCCGTGTTTACCGCCAAAGAGGTAGAACTGGCTATCAAAAATGGCACAGCTGATGAAGAACTACTCAGCGGAGAAGTTAAGCGTCTGAACGATCGTGAAACCAGAAGCAAAGAACTGGACAGCGAGAAGGTGCAGAAAGAAGTATACATGCAGTCCGTAACCTTTTTCGAGGATATCAGTAACAAACGGGAATTGTTAGAAGCCGATATCGTAGCCTCCCGTTATCTGGTAATTAATGCCATGAACTGGGCGACAAAAAACGCGATCGTTCAATTCCTTTTCCCTGATAATGACCGGCTGAGCAGTGTACCTATTGAGGACATGTACAATCGGTTAAGAGACCTAACCGAAGCAGAATTTTGTTATCTGATACGCATTACTGTAGCGGGTAATGATCAGTCCAAAAATGTGAAAGATTTCTTTGGTCATCTGCTGTACAAAATGGCCGAAAGTGCCGGCGTAGATGTGGCCGTCATCGAAAAAAATCAGAAAGCGGTCACTCAAAAGCGGGAAAGCAGAGTAAAGGAGCGTATAGCGTTTATGAACAGAAAATTGACCTCGCTGGCAGCGAAAAAGAAACGACTGGCCGGACAGAAAGAAGAAAACAACGAAGATGCCGAAATCTTCCAAGATGAAGAATAG